A single region of the Streptomyces caelestis genome encodes:
- the mgtA gene encoding magnesium-translocating P-type ATPase: MASEAAGGTTLEVLRRLESGPRGLTGTEAAARLSTHGENTLPERRTPSWPRRCAYALRDPFTAVLLCLGVVSAAVASWGTAVVILALVAVSCVLRASGEHRADRSMAALRELVAGTATVVRRDDTREPPRPREVPVTELVPGDVLRLGPGDLVPADVRLLRARGLTVHQAALTGESAPVVKRAAEGPPGSGGPDDSPLCFQGSTVATGTATAVVVATGDGTRLAAAHRQPAARRDGGAFDRSVHGISWVLIRFMLLTPPLVLMANAALRGRGPETLPFAVAVAVGLTPEMLPVIVTTCLARGAALLARTHGVIVKRLPALHDLGAVDVLCVDKTGTLTQDRPVVERALDPAGRDDPEVLRWAAVGAWWTLQLAELPAPDALDEALLEAAGPVGEEYDGVDAVPFDPVRRFSTAVVRGSPGRHTVVVTGAAEAVVERCTTEPGERDRLLALAAGEADAGLRVLAVATADRPAGARGPDPRGLTFRGLVTFRDALAPTAAEALRGLADRGVTVKVLTGDHPATAARACRELGLDPGEVRNAAQPGHPLGDATVVARCTPEDKARIVAALRAAGHTVGFLGDGVNDVAALRAADVGLAPRSAVGVARESADVVLAEKDLTAIGHAITAGRHASGNIASYLRVTLSSNLGNVVAMLAAGLLLPFLPMLPAQVLAQNLCFDAAQLAFAHDRPGAAALRGPAVLRPRSFLRFVTGFGLLNAVADLATFAVLAFALDGPDAVDDEAVFHSAWFTENLLTQAMVMLLLRTGRRVEGSRTPGPVALAAAGLAAVGLLLPPSPLGAALGMTALPAAFYLLPAVVLGLYALALTAARARYRRRQP, translated from the coding sequence ATGGCCTCTGAGGCCGCCGGGGGCACCACCCTGGAGGTGCTGCGGCGGCTGGAGTCGGGGCCCCGGGGGCTGACCGGGACCGAGGCCGCGGCCAGGCTGAGCACCCACGGCGAGAACACCCTGCCGGAACGGCGCACGCCGTCGTGGCCCCGCCGGTGCGCGTACGCCCTGCGCGATCCCTTCACCGCCGTCCTGCTCTGCCTCGGCGTGGTCTCCGCCGCCGTCGCCTCGTGGGGCACCGCCGTGGTCATCCTCGCCCTGGTCGCGGTCAGCTGCGTGCTGCGCGCGAGCGGGGAGCACCGGGCCGACCGCTCCATGGCCGCCCTGCGCGAACTGGTCGCCGGCACGGCCACGGTGGTGCGGCGCGACGACACCCGGGAGCCGCCGCGGCCCCGCGAGGTGCCGGTCACCGAGCTGGTCCCCGGCGACGTCCTCCGCCTCGGCCCCGGGGACCTCGTCCCGGCGGACGTACGACTGCTGCGCGCACGCGGCCTCACGGTGCACCAGGCGGCCCTCACCGGGGAGTCGGCGCCGGTGGTGAAAAGGGCGGCGGAGGGGCCGCCCGGGTCGGGTGGCCCCGACGACTCCCCTCTCTGCTTCCAGGGCAGCACCGTCGCCACGGGCACCGCCACCGCCGTCGTGGTCGCGACCGGGGACGGGACCCGGCTCGCCGCCGCTCACCGGCAGCCGGCCGCCCGCCGGGACGGCGGGGCCTTCGACCGGTCCGTGCACGGCATCTCCTGGGTGCTGATCCGGTTCATGCTGCTGACGCCGCCCCTCGTGCTGATGGCGAACGCCGCCCTGCGCGGCCGCGGTCCGGAGACACTGCCCTTCGCCGTCGCGGTCGCCGTCGGGCTGACACCCGAGATGCTGCCGGTGATCGTCACCACCTGCCTGGCCCGGGGCGCCGCCCTGCTGGCCCGCACCCACGGCGTGATCGTCAAACGCCTGCCCGCCCTGCACGACCTGGGCGCGGTCGACGTGCTGTGCGTCGACAAGACCGGCACCCTCACCCAGGACCGGCCGGTCGTCGAGCGAGCCCTCGACCCGGCCGGCCGGGACGACCCGGAGGTGCTGCGCTGGGCCGCCGTCGGCGCCTGGTGGACCCTCCAGCTCGCCGAACTGCCCGCGCCCGACGCCCTCGACGAGGCCCTGCTGGAGGCGGCCGGGCCGGTGGGCGAGGAGTACGACGGCGTGGACGCCGTGCCGTTCGACCCGGTAAGGCGCTTCTCCACGGCGGTGGTACGAGGCTCCCCCGGGCGCCACACCGTCGTCGTCACCGGCGCCGCGGAGGCCGTGGTGGAGCGGTGTACGACGGAGCCCGGCGAACGCGACCGGCTGCTGGCGCTCGCCGCCGGGGAGGCGGACGCCGGGCTGCGGGTCCTCGCCGTCGCGACGGCGGACCGCCCTGCCGGTGCGCGCGGCCCCGACCCACGGGGCCTGACCTTCAGGGGCCTGGTGACCTTCCGGGACGCCCTCGCCCCGACCGCCGCCGAGGCCCTGCGCGGCCTGGCCGACCGCGGCGTCACCGTGAAGGTCCTCACCGGCGACCACCCCGCCACCGCGGCCCGGGCCTGCCGGGAACTCGGCCTGGATCCGGGGGAGGTACGAAACGCCGCCCAACCGGGACACCCTCTGGGCGACGCCACCGTCGTCGCCCGCTGCACCCCCGAGGACAAGGCCCGCATCGTCGCCGCCCTGCGCGCCGCCGGGCACACCGTCGGATTCCTCGGCGACGGGGTGAACGACGTGGCCGCGCTGCGTGCCGCCGACGTCGGCCTCGCGCCCCGCTCCGCCGTCGGCGTGGCACGGGAGAGCGCCGACGTCGTCCTCGCCGAGAAGGACCTCACGGCGATCGGCCACGCGATCACCGCCGGCCGGCACGCGAGCGGCAACATCGCCTCGTATCTGCGCGTCACGCTCTCCTCCAACCTGGGCAACGTCGTCGCGATGCTCGCCGCCGGCCTGCTCCTGCCCTTCCTGCCGATGCTCCCCGCCCAGGTGCTCGCCCAGAACCTGTGCTTCGACGCGGCCCAGCTCGCCTTCGCCCACGACCGTCCCGGCGCGGCGGCCCTGCGCGGTCCGGCCGTGCTGCGGCCGCGTTCCTTCCTGCGGTTCGTCACCGGCTTCGGCCTGCTCAACGCGGTCGCCGACCTCGCCACCTTCGCCGTGCTCGCCTTCGCGCTCGACGGTCCCGACGCCGTCGACGACGAAGCCGTGTTCCACTCCGCCTGGTTCACCGAGAACCTGCTCACCCAGGCCATGGTGATGCTGCTCCTGCGCACCGGCCGGCGCGTCGAGGGCAGCCGTACGCCCGGCCCGGTCGCGCTCGCGGCGGCCGGCCTCGCCGCAGTCGGCCTGCTGCTGCCGCCGAGCCCCCTCGGCGCGGCCCTCGGCATGACGGCCCTGCCCGCCGCGTTCTACCTGTTGCCGGCCGTCGTCCTCGGCCTGTACGCCCTGGCCCTGACGGCGGCGCGGGCGCGGTACCGGCGGCGTCAGCCGTAG
- a CDS encoding DUF6114 domain-containing protein, producing the protein MPGGPRGRIRPAFRRWRAGRPFWGGLLLALGGAEVLLTLKASLDVILHVGMQGLAGYLLPAVMLLCGVLILFNPSQRLFYSVIGVLVSLGSWLTSNLGGFFVGLLLGVVGSCLTFGWLPDQEPRISRRQRRKEARAAKAVAHPLEQEAGQAA; encoded by the coding sequence ATGCCCGGCGGCCCACGCGGGAGGATCCGGCCCGCCTTCCGCCGGTGGCGGGCGGGCCGTCCCTTCTGGGGCGGGCTGCTGCTCGCCCTGGGCGGGGCGGAGGTCCTGCTCACCCTGAAGGCATCGCTGGACGTCATCCTGCACGTCGGCATGCAGGGCCTGGCCGGCTACCTGCTCCCGGCCGTGATGCTGCTGTGCGGTGTGCTGATCCTCTTCAACCCCTCCCAACGCCTGTTCTACTCGGTCATCGGGGTGCTGGTCTCCCTGGGGAGCTGGCTGACCTCGAACCTGGGCGGCTTCTTCGTGGGCCTGCTCCTGGGCGTGGTCGGCAGCTGCCTCACCTTCGGGTGGCTGCCGGACCAGGAACCGCGCATCAGCCGGCGGCAGCGCAGGAAGGAAGCCCGGGCCGCCAAGGCGGTGGCGCATCCCCTGGAGCAGGAGGCCGGCCAGGCCGCCTGA
- the tatA gene encoding Sec-independent protein translocase subunit TatA produces the protein MLRNGLEPWHLLIVAIVVIVLFGSKKLPDTARSLGRSMRILKSEARALKEESAAGPDSGDPAGPAAPPVSPSEPAATDGRAR, from the coding sequence GTGCTGCGCAACGGACTGGAGCCCTGGCATCTGCTGATCGTGGCGATCGTCGTGATCGTCCTGTTCGGCTCGAAGAAACTGCCCGACACGGCGCGTTCGCTCGGCCGCTCGATGCGGATCCTCAAGAGCGAGGCGAGGGCGCTGAAGGAGGAGAGCGCGGCGGGCCCGGACTCCGGGGATCCGGCCGGGCCCGCCGCGCCGCCCGTCAGCCCGTCAGAACCGGCAGCGACCGATGGCCGTGCGAGATGA
- a CDS encoding ScbR family autoregulator-binding transcription factor translates to MARQLRAEQTRSTIITAAADLFDRRGYESTSLSDIVEHAQVTKGALYFHFAAKEDLAHAILELQSHTARRLAAETGHRGHTSLEALMRLTFGITRMSVEDPVLRAGLRLATGGIRPRPPLSHPFTEWLDIVTARLVGAVKESDVHPDIDIDVVAHSLVCFFVGTRVVGRSREPVTRQPRRTAEMWSILIRGLVPVTRRARYLSLAARLERELAPV, encoded by the coding sequence ATGGCGAGGCAGTTGCGAGCCGAGCAGACACGCTCGACGATCATCACGGCCGCCGCTGACCTGTTCGACCGTCGCGGCTACGAATCGACCAGTCTCAGCGACATCGTGGAGCACGCTCAGGTCACCAAGGGTGCCCTGTACTTCCACTTCGCGGCGAAGGAGGATCTCGCCCACGCGATCCTCGAACTCCAGTCGCACACCGCTCGCCGGCTGGCGGCGGAGACCGGCCATCGTGGCCACACGTCCCTGGAGGCGCTGATGCGCCTCACGTTCGGCATCACCCGCATGTCCGTCGAGGACCCGGTCCTCAGGGCCGGTCTACGGCTCGCCACCGGTGGGATCCGGCCCCGTCCGCCGCTGAGCCATCCGTTCACGGAGTGGCTGGACATCGTCACGGCCCGGCTCGTCGGCGCGGTCAAGGAGTCCGACGTCCACCCGGACATCGATATCGATGTCGTGGCCCACTCCCTGGTCTGTTTCTTCGTCGGCACCCGGGTCGTGGGCCGCTCCCGCGAGCCCGTCACGCGCCAGCCCCGCCGGACGGCCGAGATGTGGAGCATACTCATCCGCGGTCTCGTCCCGGTGACCCGCCGCGCCCGCTACCTGAGCCTGGCGGCCCGCCTGGAGCGCGAACTGGCACCGGTCTGA
- a CDS encoding S8 family peptidase, with translation MRTSPELRRKLISVAAVSAALLTAAPASVAVAQETAPRPAVPAAQTEAAPGTPAERLIVGYKSGASEAKSDKAAAADAAAKAEKTGEDVDFQRRLGTGAALVDLGTNPGRADVADVVAQYQADPQVAYVVPDRLNKPTAVTPNDTDYSKQWDLFESTAGMNVPAAWDTTTGTGVTVAVIDTGYVAHSDLAANIVGGYDFISDTAVSVDGNGRDSNPADPGDWYNDNECGQGIPASTSSWHGTHVAGTIAAATNNGKGVAGIAYGAKISPVRVLGKCGGYDSDIIDAITWASGGSVSGVPANTNVAKVINMSLGGGGACSTATQSAINGAVNRGTSVVVAAGNENQNVSNASPANCNNVITVAATNRAGSRASYSNYGSLVDIAAPGGETRTSKANGILSTLNSGTKTPSSENYDYYQGTSMATPHVAGLAALMKSANSALTPAQIESAIKANARALPGTCSGGCGAGLADAAKTVQAVKGGTSTGATFSSTTAVAIPDAGAAIESPISVTGRSGNAPSALQVGVDITHTYRGDLVIDLIAPDGSAYRLKSAASDSADNVNTTYTVNASGESANGTWKLRVQDTAAQDTGTLNGWKLTF, from the coding sequence GTGCGTACCTCCCCAGAGCTCAGACGGAAGCTGATATCCGTCGCCGCCGTCTCCGCCGCCCTGCTGACCGCCGCCCCCGCCTCGGTCGCCGTCGCCCAGGAGACCGCCCCCCGGCCCGCCGTCCCGGCCGCCCAGACCGAGGCCGCCCCCGGTACCCCGGCCGAGCGGCTCATCGTCGGCTACAAGTCCGGCGCCAGCGAGGCCAAGTCCGACAAGGCCGCCGCCGCCGACGCCGCGGCCAAGGCCGAGAAGACCGGCGAGGACGTCGACTTCCAGCGCCGCCTCGGCACCGGCGCCGCACTCGTCGACCTGGGCACGAACCCCGGCCGGGCGGACGTCGCCGACGTCGTCGCCCAGTACCAGGCCGACCCGCAGGTCGCCTACGTCGTGCCGGACCGCCTGAACAAGCCGACGGCCGTCACCCCGAACGACACCGACTACAGCAAGCAGTGGGACCTGTTCGAGTCCACCGCGGGCATGAACGTCCCCGCCGCCTGGGACACCACCACCGGCACCGGCGTGACCGTCGCCGTCATCGACACCGGTTACGTCGCCCACTCGGACCTGGCCGCGAACATCGTCGGCGGCTACGACTTCATCTCCGACACCGCCGTCTCCGTCGACGGCAACGGCCGTGACAGCAACCCGGCCGACCCGGGCGACTGGTACAACGACAACGAGTGCGGCCAGGGCATCCCGGCCTCCACCTCCTCCTGGCACGGCACCCACGTGGCCGGCACCATCGCCGCCGCCACCAACAACGGCAAGGGTGTCGCCGGTATCGCCTACGGCGCGAAGATCTCCCCGGTCCGCGTGCTGGGCAAGTGCGGCGGCTACGACTCCGACATCATCGACGCCATCACCTGGGCGTCCGGCGGCAGTGTCTCGGGCGTGCCCGCCAACACCAACGTCGCCAAGGTCATCAACATGAGCCTCGGCGGGGGCGGCGCCTGCTCCACCGCCACCCAGAGCGCCATCAACGGCGCCGTGAACCGCGGCACCTCGGTCGTCGTCGCGGCCGGCAACGAGAACCAGAACGTCTCCAACGCCTCCCCGGCGAACTGCAACAACGTGATCACGGTCGCCGCGACCAACCGCGCGGGCAGCCGTGCCTCCTACTCCAACTACGGCTCGCTCGTCGACATCGCCGCCCCCGGCGGCGAGACCAGGACCTCCAAGGCCAACGGCATCCTGTCCACGCTGAACTCGGGCACCAAGACGCCGTCGAGCGAGAACTACGACTACTACCAGGGCACCAGCATGGCCACCCCGCACGTCGCGGGCCTCGCCGCCCTGATGAAGTCGGCCAACTCGGCCCTCACCCCCGCCCAGATCGAGTCGGCCATCAAGGCCAACGCCCGTGCGCTGCCCGGCACCTGCTCCGGCGGCTGCGGCGCCGGCCTCGCGGACGCCGCCAAGACGGTCCAGGCCGTCAAGGGCGGTACGTCCACCGGCGCGACCTTCTCCAGCACCACCGCCGTCGCCATCCCGGACGCCGGCGCGGCGATCGAGTCGCCGATCAGCGTCACCGGCCGCAGCGGCAACGCCCCCTCGGCCCTCCAGGTCGGTGTCGACATCACCCACACCTACCGCGGCGACCTCGTCATCGACCTGATCGCGCCGGACGGTTCGGCGTACCGTCTGAAGTCCGCCGCCTCGGACTCCGCCGACAACGTGAACACCACCTACACGGTGAACGCCTCCGGCGAGAGCGCCAACGGCACCTGGAAGCTGCGCGTCCAGGACACCGCGGCGCAGGACACCGGCACGCTCAACGGCTGGAAGCTGACCTTCTGA
- a CDS encoding ArsR/SmtB family transcription factor translates to MAAAGSGFEDPPADVLTQAAAAFGLLASPARLHIVCALAQGESDVTGLAERVGGALPAVSQHLTKLKLAGLVRSRREGRRQVYYVDDPDIVDVVRLMMGRLTDRAAPPRRRLHGL, encoded by the coding sequence GTGGCGGCAGCCGGCAGTGGCTTCGAGGACCCGCCCGCCGACGTGCTCACCCAGGCGGCCGCGGCCTTCGGGCTGCTGGCCTCGCCCGCCCGCCTGCACATCGTCTGTGCGCTGGCCCAGGGCGAGAGCGACGTGACCGGCCTCGCCGAGCGGGTCGGCGGCGCGCTGCCCGCGGTCAGCCAGCACCTCACCAAGCTGAAGCTGGCCGGACTCGTCCGCTCCCGCCGCGAGGGCCGTCGGCAGGTGTACTACGTCGACGACCCCGACATCGTCGACGTCGTACGGCTCATGATGGGCCGGCTCACCGACCGCGCCGCACCGCCGCGGCGCCGCCTCCATGGCCTCTGA
- a CDS encoding LCP family protein produces the protein MTVISSRRTEPPRHRAAPREHRRRGGRRRGRGVRAGLAACLALLVLAGAGAGWLYLKLDGDISTFDSGGLSDDRPGAGSSKGENVLVIGSDTRTGGNEALGGGDKDDVGRSDTAFLLHVYADHRHAVAVSIPRDTLVTIPPCRLPDGTWTKAQPDTMFNAAYSVGQTAKGNPACTQNTVEQLTGMRVDHTVVVDFKGFARLTDVVGGVRVCLPQDVYENDLDPHLTAPGKLLFHKGEQTVSGQKALDYVRIRHGIGDGSDIGRIKRQQAFVASLLKEVKSKGLTPTRLLPLAEAATKSLTVDPGLGSADKLISFAMSLKDIDLHDTKFVTLPWRYEGSRVAIVQPDADDLWAALRADRTIDGKDAGGKKTGASGSAAPVSPTPVSGEGIDVAVYNGTSVPGLAARAAAALTSDGFTVTGTATASAQDHTTTLVEYGPGLEDRARTVAAAFPGAELQPVTRSGISVVLGQSYADTPAASASASASPTPTPTPTPTAVPSEVADGARSADENPCSDLTYG, from the coding sequence ATGACGGTCATCAGCAGCCGGAGGACGGAGCCGCCGCGGCACAGGGCCGCCCCGCGGGAGCACAGGCGGCGGGGCGGTCGCCGGCGTGGCCGAGGCGTACGGGCAGGTCTCGCCGCCTGTCTGGCCCTGCTCGTGCTCGCCGGGGCCGGTGCCGGCTGGCTGTATCTGAAGCTCGACGGTGACATCAGCACCTTCGACTCCGGCGGCCTCTCCGACGACCGCCCCGGGGCCGGCTCGTCGAAGGGCGAGAACGTCCTGGTCATCGGCTCCGACACCCGCACCGGCGGCAACGAGGCCCTGGGCGGCGGCGACAAGGACGACGTGGGCCGCTCCGACACGGCGTTCCTGCTGCACGTCTACGCCGACCACCGGCACGCCGTCGCCGTCTCCATCCCGCGCGACACCCTGGTCACCATCCCGCCGTGCAGACTGCCCGACGGCACCTGGACGAAGGCCCAGCCGGACACGATGTTCAACGCGGCCTACTCGGTCGGACAGACCGCCAAGGGCAACCCCGCCTGTACCCAGAACACCGTCGAACAGCTCACCGGAATGCGCGTCGACCACACCGTCGTCGTCGACTTCAAGGGCTTCGCCCGGCTGACGGACGTGGTGGGCGGGGTGCGGGTGTGCCTGCCGCAGGACGTGTACGAGAACGATCTCGATCCGCACCTCACCGCCCCGGGCAAGCTGCTCTTCCACAAGGGCGAGCAGACCGTCTCGGGTCAGAAGGCGCTGGACTACGTCCGCATCCGGCACGGCATCGGCGACGGTTCCGACATCGGCCGGATCAAGCGCCAGCAGGCGTTCGTGGCGAGCCTGTTGAAAGAGGTGAAGAGCAAGGGCCTCACCCCGACGCGGCTGCTGCCGCTGGCCGAGGCCGCCACGAAGTCGCTGACCGTCGACCCCGGCCTCGGCTCCGCCGACAAGCTGATCTCCTTCGCGATGTCCCTGAAGGACATCGACCTGCACGACACGAAGTTCGTCACCCTGCCCTGGCGCTACGAGGGTTCGCGGGTCGCGATCGTGCAGCCGGACGCCGACGACCTCTGGGCCGCGCTCAGGGCCGACCGCACGATCGACGGCAAGGACGCCGGCGGGAAGAAGACCGGGGCGTCGGGTTCTGCGGCTCCCGTCTCCCCCACGCCGGTCTCCGGTGAGGGCATCGACGTCGCCGTCTACAACGGCACCTCCGTCCCCGGCCTGGCCGCCCGCGCCGCCGCCGCTCTCACCTCGGACGGCTTCACCGTCACGGGTACGGCGACGGCGTCCGCCCAGGACCACACCACGACACTGGTCGAGTACGGCCCCGGCCTGGAGGACCGGGCCCGGACCGTCGCGGCGGCCTTCCCGGGCGCGGAACTCCAGCCCGTGACCCGCAGCGGGATCAGTGTCGTGCTGGGACAGTCGTACGCGGACACCCCGGCGGCGTCCGCGTCCGCTTCCGCGTCTCCGACTCCGACTCCGACTCCGACTCCGACCGCCGTACCGTCCGAGGTGGCCGACGGGGCCCGGTCCGCCGACGAGAACCCCTGCTCGGACCTCACCTACGGCTGA
- a CDS encoding cytochrome P450 family protein yields MEFTHPIVIDPTGRDIHGEADRIRERGPVTPVELPHGVSAWAVSSAPLLKRLLTDPRVSKDARRHWHRWLDGEVSPDWPLYTWVAVRNMFTAYGTEHKRLRTLVAQAFTARRTAALRPRIEEITAELLDRVAKAGAGSAAGGGADGAADGHAVDLREEFCYPLPIQVIGELLGLPEELGPELRVAVDGVFHTSADAAEVADNYARFYAVLGELVAVKRAAPGDDLTSALIAAHEEESGTRLSEQELLDTLMLMISAGHETTVNLLDNAVHALLTRPDQLAHVRAGRASWDDVIEETLRAEAPVASLPLRYAVEDLPLGELGGPEGRVIRKGEAILAAYAAAGRDPEQHGPDAGTFDVTRAAKDHLAFGYGVHHCLGAPLGRLEARVALPALFERFPGLALAVPADELRPVDSFISHGHRSLPVLTG; encoded by the coding sequence ATGGAGTTCACGCATCCGATAGTGATCGACCCGACCGGCCGCGACATCCACGGCGAGGCCGACCGGATCCGCGAGCGCGGACCCGTCACCCCCGTCGAACTCCCCCACGGCGTTTCGGCCTGGGCGGTCAGCAGCGCCCCCTTGCTGAAGCGGCTGCTCACCGACCCACGGGTGTCGAAGGACGCGCGCCGGCACTGGCACCGCTGGCTCGACGGCGAGGTCTCACCGGACTGGCCGCTGTACACCTGGGTCGCGGTGCGGAACATGTTCACGGCCTACGGCACCGAGCACAAACGGCTGCGCACCCTCGTCGCCCAGGCGTTCACCGCCCGCCGCACCGCCGCGCTGCGGCCCCGGATCGAGGAGATCACCGCGGAGCTGCTCGACCGGGTCGCCAAGGCCGGGGCCGGCAGCGCGGCGGGCGGTGGGGCGGACGGTGCGGCGGACGGCCACGCGGTCGATCTGCGGGAGGAGTTCTGCTACCCGCTGCCCATCCAGGTCATCGGCGAACTGCTCGGATTACCCGAGGAGCTGGGCCCCGAGCTGCGCGTCGCGGTGGACGGCGTCTTCCACACCTCGGCCGACGCGGCCGAGGTCGCCGACAACTACGCCCGGTTCTACGCCGTCCTCGGTGAGCTCGTCGCCGTGAAACGGGCGGCGCCCGGCGACGACCTGACCAGCGCGCTGATCGCGGCCCACGAGGAGGAGAGCGGTACGCGGCTCAGCGAGCAGGAGCTGCTCGACACGCTGATGCTGATGATCAGCGCCGGACACGAGACGACGGTCAACCTGCTGGACAACGCCGTCCACGCGCTGCTCACCCGCCCCGACCAGCTCGCGCACGTCCGCGCCGGTCGCGCCTCCTGGGACGACGTCATCGAGGAGACCCTGCGGGCCGAGGCGCCGGTGGCCAGCCTGCCGCTGCGCTACGCCGTCGAGGACCTGCCCCTCGGTGAACTGGGCGGCCCGGAGGGCCGGGTGATCCGCAAGGGCGAGGCGATCCTCGCCGCGTACGCCGCCGCCGGACGCGACCCGGAGCAGCACGGCCCGGACGCCGGCACCTTCGACGTCACCCGGGCCGCGAAGGACCATCTGGCCTTCGGATACGGCGTCCACCACTGCCTGGGCGCCCCGCTCGGCAGGCTGGAGGCGCGCGTGGCCCTGCCGGCCCTGTTCGAGCGGTTCCCCGGCCTCGCCCTCGCCGTACCGGCGGACGAGCTGCGGCCGGTGGACTCGTTCATCTCGCACGGCCATCGGTCGCTGCCGGTTCTGACGGGCTGA
- a CDS encoding Tat pathway signal sequence domain protein — protein MRTRTLLTLTAAVAALGLTAPASAADTPVLTTADGAAVAVGAVLDASLASGTAATFYSSATGTSGISCTSSAFAATVTDNPAAPGTATESLTSHSFDTSGCTANVVGVLGVSGITVDNLPYTTSVSSDGTVSVTPGTGSAIQSTVRLRTLLGTINCVYQAPSLTGKASNADNSITFTNQQFTKTSGSSLCFANAFFTAKYAPVTTGGVAVNVN, from the coding sequence ATGCGTACACGCACCCTCCTCACCCTCACCGCAGCCGTCGCCGCCCTGGGCCTCACCGCCCCCGCGTCGGCGGCCGACACCCCCGTCCTGACCACCGCCGACGGCGCGGCCGTCGCGGTCGGCGCCGTCCTCGACGCGTCCCTGGCGAGCGGCACCGCCGCCACCTTCTACTCCAGCGCGACCGGCACCAGCGGCATCTCGTGCACCTCGTCGGCGTTCGCCGCCACCGTCACCGACAACCCGGCCGCTCCCGGTACCGCCACCGAGTCCCTGACCTCGCACAGCTTCGACACCAGCGGCTGCACCGCCAACGTCGTCGGAGTGCTCGGCGTCAGCGGCATCACCGTCGACAACCTGCCCTACACCACCAGCGTGTCCTCGGACGGCACCGTCTCCGTGACCCCGGGCACGGGCTCCGCCATCCAGTCCACGGTCCGGCTGCGCACCCTGCTCGGCACCATCAACTGCGTCTACCAGGCCCCCAGCCTGACCGGCAAGGCGAGCAACGCCGACAACAGCATCACCTTCACCAACCAGCAGTTCACGAAGACGTCCGGCTCGTCGCTGTGCTTCGCCAACGCCTTCTTCACCGCCAAGTACGCCCCGGTCACCACGGGAGGCGTCGCCGTCAACGTCAACTGA
- a CDS encoding DUF6230 family protein: MTSSAEHTLERPDGPAAADVGDVPARRGRVRARRAAVMAVPAATVAAGLAILTSQGALGVQFAISGMPFTVTATELNGTGFAQFGGLDEMAEGSPNAGDTGGQVLVVTSVIKNATLTKLCQSVDLGGTNLVIRAGGGAEKVRASDLTTDSTELTGDAAFTDIEIGNDASTLDKAGPKGRGPKGVFSQQSDTVHIANLRQTNYATTAGVFKLPGLKLGFSGSGC; encoded by the coding sequence ATGACCTCCTCCGCCGAGCACACCCTCGAAAGACCGGACGGCCCCGCCGCCGCGGACGTCGGTGACGTCCCGGCGCGACGCGGGCGGGTCCGGGCACGCCGGGCCGCGGTGATGGCGGTGCCGGCGGCCACGGTCGCGGCCGGCCTCGCGATCCTCACCTCGCAGGGAGCGCTGGGCGTGCAGTTCGCCATCTCCGGTATGCCGTTCACGGTCACCGCCACCGAGCTGAACGGCACCGGCTTCGCGCAGTTCGGCGGTCTGGACGAGATGGCCGAGGGCAGCCCCAACGCGGGTGACACCGGTGGTCAGGTGCTGGTCGTCACCTCCGTGATCAAGAACGCGACGCTCACCAAGCTGTGCCAGAGCGTGGACCTGGGCGGCACCAACCTCGTCATCAGGGCGGGTGGCGGCGCGGAGAAGGTCCGGGCCAGCGACCTGACCACCGACTCCACGGAGCTCACGGGCGACGCGGCCTTCACCGACATCGAGATCGGCAACGACGCCAGCACGCTCGACAAGGCCGGGCCGAAGGGCCGCGGACCGAAGGGCGTATTCAGCCAGCAGTCCGACACCGTGCACATCGCCAACCTGCGGCAGACCAACTACGCCACGACGGCAGGTGTGTTCAAGCTGCCCGGGCTGAAACTGGGCTTCAGCGGGTCGGGTTGCTGA